The following proteins are co-located in the Malus sylvestris chromosome 13, drMalSylv7.2, whole genome shotgun sequence genome:
- the LOC126597325 gene encoding protein PLASTID REDOX INSENSITIVE 2, chloroplastic-like → MALHKPCGCGPLVSSPALTPPSKTPMSTVIHILRPPLKPIFRNSAVKPPRATVATPQKYVYPDPIPQFAESETQKFRAELSRRLVKEKETFGHDLHSVVDVCAEIFSEFLHREYGGPGTLLVEPFTDMLVALKEKELPGAPLAARTSLLWAQSYLDRDWETWNSKTPK, encoded by the exons ATGGCGCTCCACAAACCCTGTGGCTGTGGCCCTCTCGTTTCGAGCCCAGCACTTACTCCTCCCTCCAAAACCCCAATGTCCACCGTTATTCATATTCTTCGTCCGCCACTAAAACCCATATTCAGAAACTCCGCCGTAAAGCCGCCGAGAGCCACGGTGGCGACGCCCCAGAAGTATGTTTATCCTGACCCAATTCCCCAGTTCGCAGAATCT GAGACTCAGAAGTTCAGGGCAGAGCTTTCCAGGAGGTTAGTTAAGGAGAAGGAGACTTTTGGGCATGACCTCCATAGTGTGGTAGACGTCTGTGCAGAG ATATTCAGTGAATTCTTGCACAGGGAGTATGGAGGACCCGGGACATTGTTGGTAGAGCCTTTCACTGATATGTTGGTTGCTCTGAAGGAGAAGGAATTACCTGGAGCACCTTTGGCTGCAAGAACATCTCTGTTATGGGCTCAAAGCTACCTCGATCGAGACTGGGAAACTTGGAACTCGAAAACACCGAAATGA
- the LOC126597324 gene encoding uncharacterized protein LOC126597324, which produces MGNCQAIDAAALVIQHPSGKLERMYWPISASEVMRLNPGHYVSLIIPLPVSEQDHEQVAENHEEEHGKAVRFTRVKLLRPNETLALGHAYRLVTAQEVKKVLKAKKKKQQLELLEKLRTGQGKENSGCEEAAAEVKSDEKENNKHASKRERHRSRTSSANAAAAAAAAAAALRSKSWRPSLQSISEGVN; this is translated from the exons atggggaaCTGTCAAGCCATTGATGCAGCAGCTCTGGTGATACAGCATCCGAGTGGGAAGCTAGAGAGGATGTATTGGCCTATAAGTGCGAGTGAGGTGATGAGGTTGAACCCCGGTCACTACGTTTCCCTCATCATTCCGTTGCCGGTTTCCGAACAAGATCACGAACAAGTAGCAGAGAATCACGAGGAAGAGCACGGCAAAGCGGTGCGCTTCACTCGCGTCAAGCTTCTTCGGCCAAACGAAACTCTCGCTCTCGGCCATGCCTACCGGCTGGTTACTGCTCAAG AGGTTAAGAAGGTTTTGAAGGcgaaaaagaagaaacagcAGCTCGAATTGCTCGAGAAGTTGCGAACTGGGCAAGGGAAGGAGAATTCGGGTTGCGAAGAGGCAGCAGCAGAAGTGAAATCTGATGAGAAGGAGAATAACAAGCAT GCTTCAAAACGCGAAAGGCACCGATCAAGGACATCATCAGCGAATGCTGCCGCTGCTGccgctgctgctgctgccgcACTGAGGTCCAAGTCTTGGCGCCCCTCGTTGCAGAGCATCTCCGAGGGCGTAAACTGA